A single region of the Bacteroidota bacterium genome encodes:
- a CDS encoding T9SS type A sorting domain-containing protein, whose protein sequence is MRYITLLCFYLLCSTSIFAQIQCANDSTGLIPLVDLKTGYYLGVYQGGLYPNGKNVPPNAHLKKGLKIAKSIKPLDTLGNVDYANGKIVLAGFGGSTTGEPFNHLIEIVNGDITLNPCLKLVNATNSGEGMESMNVDHPDYWDYIEDNRLTPKGITPEQIQIAWLFNGSRADTIFDMPAYRDSIEKKVQLALAAMLIEYPNLKLVYVGSPYYAGYADPTYEMYTSIHEPGSYRCGFGFKAAVEKQIMGNPMYKYTDPGKVVPYMTWGPYLWTDGNIPRDYDGLFWDCEDDFRVDGGGFHLNGAGKDKLADILNDFFKTDTLSEIWYNDGPKWVSCGDGRYADGNIYSPAAENNDAVNLYPTINNGIFSLELPESESKIVITITNNMGSIIYNNTVTEMPVLNVHLANIANGIYYCKVQIENNMVIKQFIVSD, encoded by the coding sequence ATGCGTTACATCACACTACTTTGTTTTTACCTGTTATGCAGCACGTCTATATTCGCACAAATTCAATGTGCAAACGATTCAACCGGGCTCATTCCGCTTGTTGATTTAAAAACGGGATATTATTTAGGCGTTTATCAGGGCGGATTATATCCGAATGGGAAAAATGTTCCTCCAAATGCACATTTGAAAAAAGGGTTAAAAATTGCAAAATCAATTAAACCTTTAGATACATTAGGTAATGTAGATTATGCCAACGGAAAAATTGTATTGGCAGGATTTGGCGGTTCAACCACAGGTGAGCCATTTAATCACTTAATTGAAATTGTTAATGGAGATATTACTTTAAATCCATGCTTAAAATTGGTTAACGCAACCAACAGCGGTGAAGGTATGGAAAGTATGAATGTTGATCACCCGGATTATTGGGATTATATTGAAGATAACCGATTAACACCAAAAGGCATTACACCTGAACAAATTCAAATTGCCTGGTTATTTAATGGTTCACGCGCAGATACCATTTTTGATATGCCTGCTTATCGCGACAGCATTGAAAAAAAAGTTCAGCTTGCACTTGCAGCGATGTTAATTGAATATCCGAATTTAAAATTGGTTTATGTTGGCAGTCCTTATTACGCCGGTTATGCAGATCCTACCTATGAAATGTATACTTCCATACATGAGCCCGGTTCTTACCGCTGTGGTTTTGGATTTAAAGCGGCAGTAGAAAAACAAATAATGGGAAATCCAATGTATAAATATACTGATCCGGGAAAAGTTGTTCCATATATGACATGGGGGCCGTATTTATGGACGGATGGAAATATACCACGTGATTACGATGGCTTGTTTTGGGATTGTGAAGATGATTTTCGTGTTGATGGTGGTGGCTTTCATTTAAATGGAGCAGGCAAAGATAAATTAGCAGATATATTAAACGATTTTTTTAAAACTGATACCTTATCAGAAATTTGGTATAACGATGGACCCAAATGGGTAAGTTGTGGTGATGGCCGTTATGCTGATGGAAATATTTATTCGCCTGCTGCAGAAAATAATGATGCGGTTAATTTATATCCAACCATTAATAATGGTATTTTTTCTTTAGAATTACCTGAATCGGAAAGTAAAATCGTAATTACCATAACTAATAACATGGGTAGTATTATTTACAATAATACGGTAACTGAAATGCCGGTATTAAATGTACATCTTGCCAACATAGCTAATGGCATTTATTATTGTAAAGTGCAAATTGAAAACAATATGGTGATTAAACAATTTATTGTTAGCGATTAA
- a CDS encoding OsmC family protein: MKRNATAVWNGTGKEGSGHLSTQSGVLNQNQYSWSTRFADGIGTNPEELVAAAHAGCFSMKLSFVLGTKNLTPEAINTTCTITLDNGAITNAHLEVSAKVPGANVESFTEAAEEAKLNCPISKLLNTEITMTATLLA; this comes from the coding sequence ATGAAACGTAACGCTACAGCCGTTTGGAACGGCACAGGAAAAGAAGGATCAGGACATCTTTCAACACAATCGGGAGTATTAAATCAGAACCAATATTCATGGAGCACCCGTTTTGCTGATGGCATCGGAACAAACCCTGAAGAATTGGTTGCTGCTGCACATGCAGGATGTTTTAGCATGAAATTGAGTTTTGTGCTCGGAACTAAAAATTTAACTCCGGAAGCCATTAATACAACTTGTACCATCACCCTCGACAACGGTGCCATTACTAATGCACATCTTGAAGTATCTGCAAAAGTACCGGGAGCAAATGTGGAATCGTTTACCGAAGCTGCAGAAGAAGCAAAATTGAACTGTCCGATATCTAAATTGTTAAATACAGAAATTACCATGACGGCAACGTTGTTGGCATAA
- a CDS encoding magnesium chelatase encodes MQIKSINTFGELKKSGYKSLTVKEELRKNLIAKLRSGEQFFEGIHGFEHTVIPDLERAILSRHNIILLGLRGQAKTRIARLLTSLLDEYIPVVAGSDLNDDPLNPLSFYAKNLLQEKGDDTPITWLHRDMRYTEKLATPDVSIADLIGDVDPIKAANLKLNYNDERVIHFGLIPRSHRCIFVINELPDLQARIQVALFNILQEGDIQIRGFKIRLPLDIQFVFTANPEDYTNRGSIVTPLKDRIESQILTHYPKDVAISKIITHQEANINAEQSDRVQLNELAKDMIEQIAFEARKSEFVDQKSGVSARMTITALENLVSGAERRSIKSKDEKTFIRVSDFWSVIPSITGKIELVYEGEQEGPYIVAINLIGKAVRSQFTQYFPAPEKAKKPMGKKAEQADPKRNNMYQEIIDWFNEGNTVDLLNESSNAEYRKSLEKVPGLKKLVQKAYPKVSADEQYFLMEFVLHGLAEYSLLSKHLLQTGMQFTDLFSSMFSENPLAGLEEEDDYTI; translated from the coding sequence ATAAACACATTTGGTGAATTAAAAAAATCCGGTTATAAAAGTTTAACCGTGAAAGAAGAATTAAGAAAAAATCTTATCGCAAAATTGCGTTCGGGTGAACAATTTTTTGAAGGTATACATGGCTTTGAACATACTGTAATTCCCGATTTGGAACGCGCAATTTTATCGCGACACAATATCATTTTATTGGGTTTACGCGGTCAGGCAAAAACACGTATTGCACGATTATTAACTTCTTTGCTCGACGAATATATTCCTGTTGTTGCAGGCAGCGATTTAAATGATGACCCATTAAATCCTTTATCTTTTTATGCAAAAAATTTGCTGCAGGAAAAAGGTGATGATACACCAATCACCTGGTTACATCGCGATATGCGTTACACCGAAAAACTCGCAACACCTGATGTGAGTATTGCCGATTTAATTGGTGATGTTGACCCGATAAAAGCAGCGAATTTAAAATTAAATTATAACGATGAACGGGTAATTCACTTTGGTTTAATTCCGCGTTCACACAGATGCATTTTTGTAATTAACGAACTACCCGATTTGCAGGCAAGAATTCAAGTAGCATTATTTAATATTTTGCAGGAAGGTGATATTCAGATTCGCGGATTTAAAATTCGTTTACCGCTCGATATTCAATTTGTGTTTACAGCAAACCCTGAAGATTATACCAATCGTGGTTCAATTGTAACACCTTTAAAAGACCGAATTGAAAGTCAGATTTTAACGCATTATCCGAAAGATGTTGCCATTTCAAAAATTATCACTCATCAGGAAGCAAATATTAATGCTGAACAATCAGATCGTGTGCAGTTAAATGAACTGGCAAAAGATATGATTGAACAAATTGCATTTGAAGCGAGAAAAAGTGAATTTGTGGATCAGAAAAGTGGTGTAAGTGCACGTATGACGATTACGGCATTAGAAAATCTTGTTTCCGGTGCCGAACGTCGCAGTATTAAAAGCAAGGATGAAAAAACATTTATTCGGGTAAGTGATTTCTGGAGTGTAATTCCATCTATTACCGGGAAAATTGAGTTGGTTTATGAAGGTGAGCAGGAAGGCCCTTATATCGTTGCCATTAATCTGATTGGCAAGGCTGTTCGCTCCCAATTCACCCAATATTTCCCAGCTCCTGAAAAGGCTAAAAAGCCCATGGGCAAAAAAGCCGAGCAGGCCGACCCTAAGCGCAATAATATGTATCAGGAGATTATCGACTGGTTCAATGAAGGAAATACGGTTGACCTGCTGAACGAAAGTAGCAATGCCGAATACCGCAAAAGCCTCGAAAAAGTGCCGGGATTGAAGAAACTGGTTCAAAAAGCCTACCCTAAAGTATCGGCCGATGAGCAGTATTTCCTGATGGAGTTCGTTTTACATGGTTTGGCCGAATACTCACTGCTAAGTAAGCATTTGTTACAAACCGGCATGCAGTTTACAGACCTGTTTTCAAGCATGTTTAGCGAAAATCCGCTGGCTGGTTTGGAAGAGGAAGATGACTATACCATCTAG
- a CDS encoding T9SS type A sorting domain-containing protein codes for MRKLYTLLLVSAITTSLYANNGADSLSSEACVADPAETVVFSMGFESGEGTVSIFPNPVKSFATISFTYENVDKISILNIVGREIKTVTPEAGKQEIKVSLVDLQPGVYFLAAYYQGNTLITKKFLKEE; via the coding sequence ATGCGTAAACTCTACACATTACTACTGGTCTCTGCGATAACCACAAGCCTCTACGCCAACAACGGCGCAGACAGCCTGTCCAGTGAAGCGTGTGTTGCCGATCCTGCTGAAACCGTGGTATTCTCCATGGGTTTTGAATCAGGTGAAGGCACAGTTAGCATTTTCCCAAACCCGGTTAAAAGTTTCGCTACTATCAGCTTTACCTACGAAAATGTCGACAAAATCAGCATTTTGAATATTGTAGGCCGCGAAATCAAAACCGTAACACCTGAAGCCGGCAAGCAGGAAATTAAAGTGAGTCTGGTTGATTTACAGCCTGGTGTCTACTTTTTAGCTGCTTACTACCAGGGAAATACGCTCATTACCAAAAAATTTCTGAAAGAAGAATAA
- a CDS encoding FTR1 family protein, producing MNEFIIAFRECLEAALIVGIIYVVIIRNGYQSQVKMLWLSVFSAVAASAIIGVGLYEVLEQAGDAFKELLEGIFMYITAALLFYVIFWMSKNLASRDAITKQTTSTLSEGSKWGIFFLVFFSILREGFETALFLVASTGIDKSFSYIGFFGGVLLAILIGYMIVVQGKKVQLRPFFKWTSLLLVFFAAGMIAYGTHEIHEYMEYREHEEHETAAASTEEMEGKEDCHELLEHAVPLNTSAVSTEAEEEEEHEYAFDIFKNKISNAPLGGMYIYDEDCGVNIHMLNASGLIGSFLKGLLGYNSSPTWMEIILWLISLSFGIYIWRKAYK from the coding sequence ATGAATGAATTCATCATCGCGTTTCGCGAATGTCTTGAAGCAGCTCTGATAGTTGGTATCATTTACGTTGTAATTATCCGCAATGGTTATCAGAGTCAGGTAAAAATGTTATGGTTGAGTGTGTTTTCAGCAGTAGCGGCATCAGCAATAATTGGTGTTGGGTTGTATGAAGTGCTGGAACAGGCCGGTGATGCATTTAAAGAGTTATTGGAAGGTATTTTTATGTATATCACAGCAGCACTACTTTTTTATGTGATATTCTGGATGAGTAAAAATTTAGCCAGCCGCGATGCGATTACAAAACAAACTACAAGTACATTATCGGAAGGTAGTAAATGGGGGATTTTCTTTTTAGTATTTTTTTCCATTTTGCGTGAAGGATTTGAAACTGCTTTATTTTTAGTAGCCAGTACCGGCATTGATAAAAGTTTTTCTTACATCGGATTTTTTGGTGGCGTTCTTCTTGCCATATTAATCGGCTACATGATTGTTGTGCAGGGCAAGAAAGTGCAACTGCGTCCGTTTTTTAAATGGACATCATTATTACTCGTATTTTTTGCTGCGGGGATGATTGCTTATGGCACTCATGAAATTCATGAATATATGGAATATCGTGAACATGAAGAACATGAAACTGCTGCTGCGTCTACTGAAGAAATGGAAGGTAAAGAAGATTGTCACGAATTGCTGGAACACGCTGTACCACTTAATACCAGCGCCGTTTCAACTGAAGCGGAAGAAGAGGAAGAACACGAATATGCTTTCGATATATTTAAAAATAAAATTAGTAATGCACCTTTAGGAGGTATGTATATTTACGATGAAGATTGTGGTGTAAATATTCACATGTTAAATGCCAGCGGATTAATCGGTTCGTTTTTAAAAGGATTACTTGGATATAATTCCAGCCCTACCTGGATGGAAATTATTTTATGGTTAATCAGTTTAAGTTTCGGAATTTATATCTGGCGAAAAGCATATAAATAA
- a CDS encoding S46 family peptidase, whose protein sequence is MIQRKLSFYAMAVVLFFATAIKPVQAGVTPDEGMWLANLVRQLNYDYLKQLGLEISADDIYSTEKVSLKDAVVQLYEGGGGFCTGELVSPNGLMFTNHHCGFEAIVSQSTPEHNYIDDGFWAKSYAEELPIPGLAIRILQDALNITDSIVPQVEGLDMAQRRAKITEIQNRIIARYTDQGYSAEVKAMFYGNQFYVYLYKVYNDVRLAGAPPSSIGNYGGDTDNWMWPRHTGDFSIFRIYADQSNNPAEYSTDNVPYKPKNFLKISLEGYKEGDFTMIMGFPGTTQRYLTSYGMDEIMNRSNPAQVDVFQAVTDVMKREMDKDEVVRIQLAADYAQLMNGLKLYKTQVTGMNRMDAVAIKKTQETEFMKWAKSQGTKTQEQYETMFKNFETNYQTLSTVSTELYYKYYSVVLLPTGNFAVALNDIESLFGDEAVTGDAKTQVIDGVKEAADGMWESFNYNTELNKTIALLNLMHKNLPAEKQPQILKDILANTKGATPEEKFDTWAKNAFAKSVFTSKEKLDAYLNKPSEKKLKKDPLYNYYIALYGEAQTVLGTFRATNAEISKLEREYTAALMQKDPKKLFYPDANSTLRLTYGTVQDYEARDAVHYHWQTTIDGVMEKRDNKNAEFVVPQKLYDLYVARDFGRYADKSGTVPVCFLSNLDITGGNSGSPIMNGKGELIGLAFDGNFEGTPGDYIVDPDLNRTISVDIRYVLFIIDKFAGASNLINELKIVR, encoded by the coding sequence ATGATACAACGTAAATTAAGTTTTTATGCCATGGCCGTAGTATTATTTTTTGCTACTGCCATAAAACCTGTGCAAGCAGGCGTTACACCTGATGAAGGTATGTGGCTCGCAAACCTCGTTCGCCAGCTCAATTACGATTATTTAAAACAACTCGGACTCGAAATTTCTGCCGATGATATTTACAGCACCGAAAAAGTAAGTTTAAAAGATGCTGTTGTACAATTATATGAAGGCGGAGGTGGATTTTGTACCGGTGAATTAGTATCACCAAACGGTTTAATGTTTACCAACCATCACTGTGGTTTTGAAGCTATTGTTTCTCAATCTACACCTGAACATAATTATATTGATGATGGTTTTTGGGCAAAAAGTTATGCTGAAGAATTACCAATTCCGGGCTTAGCTATTCGCATTTTACAGGATGCACTGAATATTACCGATTCAATTGTTCCGCAAGTGGAAGGTTTGGATATGGCACAACGCCGCGCAAAAATTACCGAAATTCAAAACCGCATTATTGCGCGTTACACTGATCAAGGTTATTCTGCAGAAGTTAAAGCCATGTTTTACGGCAATCAGTTTTATGTGTATTTATATAAAGTGTATAATGATGTGCGTTTAGCAGGTGCACCACCATCATCAATCGGAAATTACGGTGGTGACACCGACAACTGGATGTGGCCACGTCATACCGGCGACTTTAGTATTTTCCGTATTTATGCTGACCAGTCTAATAATCCTGCAGAATATAGCACAGATAACGTGCCTTACAAACCAAAAAATTTCCTCAAAATTTCATTGGAAGGATATAAAGAAGGTGATTTCACCATGATCATGGGTTTTCCGGGAACAACACAACGTTATTTGACCAGCTATGGTATGGATGAAATTATGAACCGCAGCAACCCTGCTCAGGTTGATGTATTTCAGGCTGTTACTGATGTTATGAAACGTGAAATGGATAAAGATGAAGTTGTTCGTATTCAATTAGCTGCTGATTACGCGCAATTAATGAACGGATTAAAATTGTATAAAACACAAGTAACCGGAATGAATAGAATGGATGCTGTTGCTATTAAAAAAACACAGGAAACAGAATTTATGAAATGGGCTAAATCGCAAGGCACCAAAACACAGGAACAGTACGAAACGATGTTTAAAAATTTCGAAACGAATTATCAGACTTTAAGCACAGTTAGTACTGAACTATATTATAAATATTATTCAGTTGTTTTATTACCTACCGGAAATTTTGCCGTTGCGTTAAATGATATTGAATCTTTATTTGGTGATGAAGCTGTTACAGGTGATGCTAAAACACAAGTAATAGATGGTGTTAAAGAAGCTGCAGATGGTATGTGGGAAAGTTTTAATTACAATACCGAATTAAATAAAACCATTGCCTTATTAAACTTAATGCATAAAAATCTGCCGGCTGAAAAACAACCGCAAATTTTAAAAGACATTCTTGCCAATACTAAAGGTGCAACACCTGAAGAAAAATTTGATACATGGGCAAAAAATGCATTTGCAAAATCAGTGTTTACCTCTAAAGAAAAACTGGATGCCTATTTAAATAAACCAAGTGAGAAAAAATTAAAAAAAGACCCTTTATACAATTATTATATTGCATTATACGGAGAGGCGCAAACAGTGCTTGGTACATTCAGAGCTACAAATGCTGAAATAAGTAAACTGGAAAGAGAATACACAGCAGCATTAATGCAAAAAGATCCAAAAAAATTGTTTTATCCTGATGCAAATTCAACACTGCGTTTAACTTACGGAACCGTACAGGATTACGAAGCACGTGATGCTGTGCATTATCACTGGCAAACTACCATTGATGGTGTAATGGAAAAACGTGATAATAAAAATGCAGAATTTGTTGTTCCGCAAAAATTATACGATTTATATGTTGCCCGCGATTTCGGTCGTTATGCCGATAAAAGCGGAACTGTTCCGGTATGTTTTCTTTCGAACCTCGATATTACAGGCGGTAACAGCGGTAGCCCGATTATGAATGGTAAAGGCGAATTAATCGGCCTTGCATTCGACGGCAATTTTGAAGGAACACCTGGCGATTATATTGTCGACCCGGATTTAAATCGTACTATTTCAGTTGATATTCGCTATGTATTATTTATCATCGATAAATTTGCCGGCGCAAGCAACCTGATTAACGAACTTAAAATTGTGCGATAA
- a CDS encoding NAD(P)-binding domain-containing protein: MRITILGAGNIGLAAGTKWKAKGHDITFGVRDPQSQKAWNAISIGAKVTTFQESMVDAEVVLVAIPFGVADEVLKSIDVEWEGKIIIDATNPISVSTEPFESALEAIGAWTGSADVVKAFNTTGVGNMMNPEYDGKAIETFICGDEIESKKVVTQLAMDLGFRVVDVGGSENAVLLENLAKLWVTMAYKLGKGPNFTFTIVER, translated from the coding sequence ATGCGAATTACAATTTTAGGAGCCGGAAATATCGGTCTGGCAGCAGGAACCAAATGGAAAGCGAAAGGTCACGATATAACCTTTGGCGTGCGCGACCCTCAAAGTCAGAAAGCATGGAATGCCATTAGTATTGGCGCCAAAGTAACCACCTTTCAGGAATCAATGGTTGATGCTGAAGTAGTTTTAGTGGCCATCCCTTTTGGCGTGGCCGATGAAGTGCTTAAAAGCATCGATGTTGAATGGGAAGGAAAAATCATAATAGATGCCACCAATCCGATTTCGGTGAGCACAGAGCCGTTTGAATCCGCATTGGAAGCAATAGGTGCATGGACCGGTAGTGCAGATGTTGTAAAGGCTTTTAATACAACCGGCGTTGGCAATATGATGAATCCTGAATATGATGGAAAAGCAATTGAAACATTTATTTGTGGAGATGAAATTGAATCTAAAAAAGTAGTTACACAGCTTGCAATGGATTTAGGATTTCGTGTTGTTGATGTAGGTGGTTCAGAAAATGCTGTGTTATTAGAAAACCTCGCTAAATTATGGGTAACCATGGCTTATAAATTAGGTAAAGGGCCCAATTTTACATTTACAATTGTAGAAAGATAA